The DNA segment GCTCTTGACTCCCTTCGGTCCCATCGAGCGCATTGCACGCCCGGTGGTGAACGACGTCGTCGGTTGGTTGGGCAGGTTCAATCCTGCATCGACCATGTTGGCCAAACGGCTGGCCCAGGCCGGTAAGGACCAGAAGGTCGTCGACTTTCGGGCTGAACAGATTCTCTGGGCGGCGGTTGCTCTCAGCCTCTCCGCCGGGACGGCGGTGTTGATGACTTTGTCGGGTGCCATCGGCCCGTTCCCCGCTGCGCTCGCCGTCGTGGGATGTACAGCCGGCGGATACCTGCTGAGGGACTACGTCTTGACTGCGCAGATCAAGCGGCGGGAGGCCAAGATGCTCGCCGAATTTCCGAGCCTGGCAGAGCTGATGGCCTTGGCAGTGAGCGCGGGGGAGAGTGCAACAGGGGCGCTGGAACGAATCTGCCGCACAGCTCACGGGGAGCTGGCGCTGGAGTTTGAGCGGGTCCTCGCGGAAACCCGGGCTGGGACACCGCTCATCGCGGCACTGCAGCAGTTCTCCGACCGCACCAGGCTCACGCCCCTGGTGCGGTTTGTCGATGGAGTGTCGGTAGCAGTCCAGCGGGGCACACCGCTGGCAGATGTGCTGAGGGCGCAGGCCCAGGATGTCCGCGATGTGTCTAAGCGGGAACTGATGGAGTCCGCCGGAAAGAAGGAGATCGCCATGATGGTCCCCCTGGTGTTTGGCGTGCTTCCCCTGACGGTGCTCTTCGCCGTTTACCCGGGCATTGCCCTGATCAGCCTGGGGCTGTGACCCACAGCAAACAATTGAAGTCGACCGGAAGAGGCACAGAATGAAACCGCACCCACCCATCCAACGGATCCTTCCGGCCCTTTACCTACTCGTGGCATTCACTCTGACCCGTGTGGTTCATGGGGCGCGCGGCACCGCAAACGATCCGTCCGAGCGCGGTGACGTGCCGGGATGGGTCATGATCACGCTGATGTCAGCCGTGCTGGTGGCGGCGTTGTTGGCTCTCGCCGGCCCAGCCCTGGAGAACCTGTTCAATGACGCGATCAGTCGCGTCAGTCCCTGAAGCAACCCAGGGATACGCCGGATGGAATCCAGGCCGGACTGGCGGCGCACCGACCACAAGGGCGGGGCTGAGGATCCCGAGCGTGGCGCAGCGGTGGTCGACTTCGCGTTGGTGGGAGGTCTCCTGACCGTCATCTTTATCGCGGTCTTGCAGCTGACGCTGGTTCTCCATGTCCGCAACACGCTCATTGATGCCGCGTCCGCTGGGGCGCGCTACGGCACATTGGCCGACCGCTCAGCCAGTGATGCGGCCGATCGTACGGGGACGATCCTTTCCACCGCACTGAATGGCGCATACGCAGAGAACATCTCGGTGGAGGAGATCGATCGGGACGGTCTGTCGATGTTGGCCGTGACAGTGCGGGCACCGTTGCCGGTGATCGGGCTCATTGGTCCCGCCGGGATTCTCGAGGTGACAGGACATGCGGCGCTCTCGACCACCCCAGCGGATCAATAACGAGGAATCCGGAAGTGCCGTGGTGGAGTTCGTTTTTCTTGGGCTGCTGCTCCTGGTACCTGTCATTTATTTCGTCCTGACACTCTCCCAGCTGCAGGCCGGGTCTTTCGCGGTCGTTGGTGCGGCAGACCAGGCCGCGAAAGTCTATGTGAGTAAGGAATCAGTGCCGGATGCAGCTGCGGGTGCGCAGCGGGCGGCCCTGCTGGTGCTGAATGACTTCGGGTTCGATGCAGCTGCAGCGGAGGTTCAGATCCGGTGTTCAGGCGAGTGTCTGGCTCCCGGATCGGGTGTGACCGTTGAGGTTCGGCTTGGAGTTCAGCTGCCGCTGATGCCATCGGGGGCCGGCGTGAGTGGTTCGGCGATCTCAGTAGACGCGTCAGCAACCCAGCTAGTGGAGCGTTACCGGTGAGTGGCCGCCTGCTACAGCCCAGACCTAGCCGTGCATCGTCTGCCGCTGAGGAAGGGCACATCATGGTGATGGTGATCGGCTACGTTCTGTTGTCCCTGCTGACACTCACGGTGGTCATGGCAGCGTCTGCGGTTTACCTTGACCGGCAGAAGCTTTTATCGGTTGCCGACGGGGCGGCTTTGAGTGCGGCGGATACGTTCGGGCTGGCGGAGCCGGAGCCGGATGCCACGGCGCCGGTGCCGGAACTGGACTCGGGTACGGTGCGCTCGTCGGTGCAGAATTATTTGGTCCTGACCGGTGCCGGAGCACGGTTCAACGGACTGTCTGTCGATCCAGCGACCGGCGCACCGGATAGCCGGACGGCTCGGGTGGTGCTCACCGCCGTCGTTCATCCGCCAATGGTGAATTTCCTCGTCCCCGAAGGTATTCCGATTGTGGTGACAGCGGATGCCAGGTCCGAGCTGACCCGCTGAGATCGCCTGAGATTGGTGCCGCTGAGCAGGCTCTTTATTCCTTCAGCGGCGGTAAACTGGTGCCGGTTGGATGAGGTGGTTTGCGTGATGATTCGCTCGCTCCGGCGGATGGCAATAGCTCTACTGACTTCACTGGCGCTCCTGCTCGGCTTCGTGACCGTCGCACCCCCTGCCCAGGCCGCGCCGCTGTACGGCCACGACATTTCCTGGCCCCAGTGCTCGACGGCGCAGGGCGGGTTCTCTCTGCCCATGCCGCCCACCTCCACCCAGTTCGTGATTATCGGACTGACCAGGGGGCTTCCCTTCACCGAGAACCCCTGTCTGGCCAGCCAGGTCAACTGGACCAAGACCAACAACAAAAAAGCACACGGTTATGCGATGGCGGGCTACCCGACTGCCGCCCAGCTGAGCACCTACGGCTCAAGGGGGCCGTGGACCAGCAACACCCGTGCAGGGCGACTCTCCAACGTGGGCTACTCCGAAGCGCAATACGCCGTCGCAAGCATGAACAGGATTGGGTTCCGGCCGCCGGTCGTCTGGATCGACGTCGAACCCCGCCCCGCCCAGCCCTGGCCCACCAGCACGGCAGCTCAACAACGGGACAACCGGCTCATCATCGAGGGGCTGATGCGGGGCCTGCGGGACGCGGGCTTCTCCTACGGTCTCTACTCCTATGCTGCAGGCTGGACCGGGATCACCGGCTCCTGGCGGTTGCCAGGGGTGCCCGTCTGGGCGACCGCCGGCAGGCTGGACTATCCCAACGAAGCACTGGACCGCTGCCGTCAACCGAGTTTCTCCGGTGGCCGCGTCTATATTTCCCAGTGGTACGACGAAACCCGCGACTACGACCTGACGTGCGAGCCGTACGCCTTCACGCCCCTCGCGATCCCTGCATCAACGCTGTCCCTATCCACAGCGGAGTTCAACGGGGACTGGAACAATGACATCCTGGCCCGCGTCACGTCAACGGGTGACCTGCGGTTGTACCGGGGGAAGGGGAACGGCACCGTTTGGTCTGGTATCCGAATTGGGGTCAATTGGGGGTCAATGAACGCCCTCGAAACGCCTGGTGACTTCAACGGCGACGGCCCCTCTGACGTGCTCGCTCGTGAGGCAGCCACTGGCTACCTCTGGCTTTACCGGGGGAACGGCACGGGGGGATGGCTTCCCCGCGTTCGGGTCGGCCACGGGTGGAACGCGATCAACTCCATCGTCGGGCCGGGCGACTTCAACGGCGACCAGTTCGTCGACGTCCTAGCCCGTGAGAGGACCACCGGCTACCTCTGGCTCTACCCGGGAAACGGGTCCGGCGGGTGGTTGCCCCGGCAGCGGGTCGGCAGCGACTGGAACGCGTTCAGCGCGATTGTCGCGCCGGGCGATTTCAACGGGGATGGCCGTTCGGACATTCTCGCCCGAGAATCAGCGACCGGGTACCTGTGGCTGTATCCGGGCAACGGCGCCGGGCGGTGGCTTCCAAGAGTGCGGGTCGGGACCAGCTGGAACTCGATGACCGCCCTGATGGGTCCGGGTGACTTCAACGGCGACCGCACCGCGGACCTCCTCGCACGGGATTCCCGGGGCTACCTGTGGCTGTACCCGGGCAACGGCTCCGGAGGCTGGCTGCCGCGGGTTCAGGTGGGGACCGGATGGAATGGGCTGAACGCCATCTTCTAGACGGAGAGCCGCCCCTCAGGTGCTGGCTGTGACCTTGTCGAGGCGCTTCACGGCCGCAACCGCGGCAGCCCTGCCGGCGCGGGTGGCTCCCAGTGTGGAAGCGGAGGCTCCATAGCCCACCAAGAGCACCCGGGGATCCTTGATGACATGGACCCCATCCATCCGGATGCCGCCTCCAGGTTCCCGCAGTTTCAAGGGAGCCAGATGATCCAGCGCCGCCCTGAACCCGGTGGCCCACAGGATGGCGTCCGCCCGGATCTCTCTTCCGCTCTCAAGGAGAACCCCCTCGGGCGTGATCGAACGCATTCCACCGGCAGAGATGAGGATCCCGGCGTCAATCCCGTCCTGATACTGGCGGGTCAGCGGCAGCCCAGTCGTCGAGACCACGCTGGCCGGTGGAAGTCCCGCCGCCGTGCGTTCGTTGACAGACGCTTCGACCTCCCTGCCCCATTCGGCGTTGAACTCGCGCCCGGTGAACGCCGGCGGGCGGCGCGTGACCCAGGTGGTGGTGGCACCGGCCGCGGTGAGCTGGAGAAGGAACTGGGCAGCGGACGTCCCGGCACCCACCACCACCACGTGTAGTCCTTTGAACTCCTCCGCCGACCGGAAGTCATGGGTGTGGAGCTGAGAGCCGAGGAACAGTTCGCGGCCCGGATAGTAGGGCCAGTAGGGGCGGTCCCAGGTGCCGGTGCCGTTGATGATCAGCTCGGTATCCCGGCTGGCCGATCCGGTGACGACCCGCAGCGGACCGTCGGTGGAGTCGGACACGACCTCCCGGACGACCTCCGGGCGGTGTACCGGTAGCTCGAACTTCCGCTCATAAGCGCCGTAGTAGCGGCTGACCACGTCCGACGCCGGCTCGGTGGGGTCGGGGACGCCGAGCGCAAGTCCCGGCAGGTCATGAATATTATGGGCAGTCCCGAAGGTGAGCGATGGCCAGCGGTGCCGCCACGCGCCGCCCGGGCCTGGATTGGCATCCAGCACCACGAAGTCCCTCTCGGGCTCGAGTCCCTGCCGTCGCAGGTGGTAGGCGGCCGAGAGACCGGCCTGGCCGGCCCCAATCACCACAGTTTTCAGCATGCTTCCCTCTCACCCATCCCCGATTACCGGTACCCGATCCTCGCCTACCCATGGAACGGGTGAACGGGGGGTGCTTATTCCACCGCTGCCGGCATTCCGGCTCGGGCCTTGGCCCCCACAGGTGGGGGTGCACTGGGGCCCGCCAACCTCAAGGGTCTCCGGCGACCCTTGACACCCTTCTTGGTTCTGAGGACGCTTCTTCCTAAGCCCTGGGTTATCCGCATCCAGCCCCCTGGCACGAAGAAGAGGAGGGGAGGCAGTGTCCACAGGAGACGTCACCCCCTCCGGTACCCGGGCGGGCAGGACGTTCGGCGTGGAGGAAGAACTCCTCCTGCTCGATGAGCACACCGGGCGCCCGGCGGCTCTCTCGCCGCTGGTTCTTTCCGAGGTGGCGCCCGACGACGACGACACCAGCGAGTTGTCCCTGGAACTGCAGCAGCAACAGCTGGAGGTAATCAGCCAGCCCTACGCCGACCTGAGGGACCTGGCGGCGGCAATCCACGGCGGCCGTCGCCAGGCGGACCGTGCAGCTCGCCAGTATGGTGCCAGGGTGGCAGCGCTCGCCACCAGCGTCCACCCGGGGACGCTCAGGCTCGCGCCCGAGGGCAGGTATGAACGGATGCGGGATCTCTACGGGCTGGCGCTCGCAGAGCACCTCACCTGCGGGTTCCATGTGCACGTGTCAATCGAGTCCCCAGAGGAGGGCGTCGCCGTCCTGGACCGGATCCGGGTGTGGCTGCCCATCCTGCTGGCGCTCAGCGCCAATTCACCCTACTGGAACGGGGTGGACAGCGGATATGCCAGCTACCGCTATCCCCTGAACCTCCGCTGGCCCACCTCCGGTACCTACGAGCCGTTCGGCTCGGTGCGGGCGTATCAGAAGTTGATCCAGACGCGTCTCGACGGCGGCGTGATCCTCGACGAAGGCATGTTCTATACCGATGCGCGGTTGGCGCGCAAACACCCGACAGTGGAGGTCCGAATCTGCGACGTCTGCCTCTACGCGGGCGACGCCGTCCTGATCGCAGCCTTGACCCGCGCGCTGGTCGAAGACGGGGCGCGGGCGTGGCGGGCAGGAGAGCCGGCACCCGTCGCCACGGCTGCGGATCTCCGGGCCGCCAGCTGGACGGCCAGCAGATACGGGCTCGGAGGACCACTCGTCAACCCGGTGGATGGAGGGCTCTGCGACGCCGCTGACGCAATCAACCTGCTGATCACACGGGTACAACCAATCCTGCGGGAGTACGACGACGAGGCCACGGTGAACGGGTTGCTGCGCAGGATCGTGCAACACGGATCGGGGGCCGATCACCAGCGGCACCTGATGCGTGAAGGCCCGGCGGCCGTCGCCGCCGATGCCATGGAGCGCACCCATCTGGGCCCCCTGAGCTAGCCACCACGCACCAAGTCACCCGGCCGATTACCCGCAGGGGTCACCACGTGAGTCCGGCGCCATGACGTAGGCTGGATCAATCATGGCAAACATCGATTTTCCCGCAGAAATCCGCGCGCTCCGCACCAAGTACGCCAACATCGAACAGGTCGCTGATGTGGAGGCGATCCGCACTGACATTGCTGAACTCAGCGAACAGGCGGGGGAGCCCAACCTGTGGGACGATCCTGCTGCCGCCCAGAAAATCACCTCCCGGCTGTCCCACCGCCAGTCTGCGCTGGAGCGCCTGGAAACCCTTCACTCACGCATCGAGGACCTCGAAGTCCTGGTGGAACTGGCCCAGGACGAGGACGACGAGGCCTCCCGGGAGGAATCCGTCAAGGAACTTACCTCGTTGAGCGCCTCACTGGATCGGCTTGAGGTGGTAACCCTGCTGGCGGGGGAGTACGACGAACGGGAAGCGGTGGTCAGCATCCGTTCGGGTGCTGGTGGAGTGGACGCTGCCGATTTCGCCGAGATGCTGCTCCGCATGTACCTGCGCTGGGCCGAACGCCACGGGTATCCCACCCAGGTGCTGGACACCTCCTATGCGGAGGAAGCCGGCCTGAAGTCCGCCACCTTCGAGGTGAAAGCGCCCTACGCCTTCGGCACCCTCTCCGTGGAAGCCGGAACGCACCGGCTCGTGCGAATCAGCCCCTTCGACAACCAGGGGCGCCGCCAGACATCCTTCGCCGCCGTCGAAGTCATCCCGCTCATCGAACAAACCGACTCTGTGGAGATTCCCGACAACGAGATCAAGGTGGACGTGTTCAGGTCCTCCGGCCCCGGCGGCCAGTCGGTCAACACCACTGACTCGGCGGTCCGCCTGACCCACATCCCCACGGGCATTGTGGTGTCGATGCAGAATGAGAAATCCCAACTGCAAAACCGTGCCGCGGCACTGAGGGTGCTCCAGTCCCGTCTGCTGCTGCAGATGCAGGAAGCGGAAAACGCTGAAAAGAAGGCGATGGCCGGCGATGTGAAGGCGTCGTGGGGTGACCAGATGCGCTCGTACGTCCTCAATCCGTATCAAATGGTCAAGGACCTCCGGACCGAGCACGAGGTGGGCAACACCTCGGCGGTGTTTGACGGTGAGATCGACGACTTCATCGATGCCGGAATCCGGTGGCGGGCCAATAACCGCAGTGCTCCCGCGGAGTAGACCGACACCAAAGCGACACACCGCCGTGATGAGCAGTCAACGCACAAGGGCGTCGCTATAGTTCAGAGGCCGGTACTTCTTTCCCCCAGCAAATGCCCGTGCACTGGCAGCTTCCTATGGGCGCAAAGTAGTCATGATTAGATTCGACACTGTCACCAAGGTCTACGACAACAAGTCACGGCCTGCTCTCGACGCCGTCAGCCTCGAAGTGGACCGTGGGGAGTTCGTTTTCCTGGTCGGGGCCTCAGGGTCCGGCAAGTCCACGTTCATCCGCCTGGTCCTCAAGGAGGACCGGGTGTCGCGTGGATCCGTGTACGTGGCAGGCCAGAACGTCGCCAACATTCCCAGCTGGCGCGTTCCCAAGCTGCGCCGCGGGATCGGCGTGGTGTTCCAGGACTTCCGGCTGCTGCCCAACAAGACCGTTTTCGCCAACGTCGCGTTCGCGATGCAGGTGATCGGGAAAAGCCGCGCCGTCATCAGGGAGACAGTGCCCGACGTGCTGCAGACGGTGGGCCTTGAGGGCAAGAACAACAGGATGCCCCATGAGCTCTCCGGTGGCGAGCAGCAACGCGTCGCGATTGCCCGGGCCATCGTGAACCGGCCAGGCATCCTGCTGGCCGATGAGCCCACGGGAAACCTCGACCCCACCACGTCCATGGGCATCATGAAAGTGCTGGACAAGATCAACTCCAACGGCACCACCGTGGTGATGGCCACTCACGACGACGACATCGTGAATACGATGCGGAAGCGGGTGGTCGAGCTCCACAATGGGTCGGTGGTACGCGACGACGCCCAGGGCATCTATATCGGCGAGACCGGGGTACCAGCGCAATGAGGTTCGCTTTCGTCCTCGGCGAGCTGGGATCCGGCCTGCGCAGGAACCTGGCGATGGTCGTCTCGATTATTCTGGTCACCTTTATCTCCCTGACCTTCGTGGGTGCGGCGGGCCTGCTGCAACTGCAGATCAACCAGATGAAGGGCTACTGGTACGACCGCGTTCAGGTTGCCGTGTTCCTCTGCGTGGATAATTCCACCTCGCCGAGCTGTGCCGCAGGCCCGGTCACCGACGACCAGCGCGACGACATCGAAGCGATCCTCGAATCGGACTCCTTCAGCGCGTACGTCTCAACGGTCGAGTACGAATCCCAGGAAGAAGCGCTCGGCCATTTCCAGGATCAGTTTGCCAATTCACCGATTGTTGATTCGGTAACAGAGGACCAGCTGCCCGAATCGTTCAGGGTCAACCTGGTGGACCCCGAGAAATATGAGGTCATCAACGAAGCCTTTTCCTCGACGCCCGGGGTTGACGTGGTCAGCGACCAGAGGGAATTGCTGGAACGGCTTTTCACCTACATGAATGTTGCGTCGGCGATCGCGTTGACCAT comes from the Arthrobacter sp. CAN_C5 genome and includes:
- a CDS encoding type II secretion system F family protein, encoding MMDIQALAALAGCVLGVGLWLVVVRVPLMRSTRFVDRVAPQLKSVDVRSRLLDGSPALLTPFGPIERIARPVVNDVVGWLGRFNPASTMLAKRLAQAGKDQKVVDFRAEQILWAAVALSLSAGTAVLMTLSGAIGPFPAALAVVGCTAGGYLLRDYVLTAQIKRREAKMLAEFPSLAELMALAVSAGESATGALERICRTAHGELALEFERVLAETRAGTPLIAALQQFSDRTRLTPLVRFVDGVSVAVQRGTPLADVLRAQAQDVRDVSKRELMESAGKKEIAMMVPLVFGVLPLTVLFAVYPGIALISLGL
- a CDS encoding TadE family protein, encoding MESRPDWRRTDHKGGAEDPERGAAVVDFALVGGLLTVIFIAVLQLTLVLHVRNTLIDAASAGARYGTLADRSASDAADRTGTILSTALNGAYAENISVEEIDRDGLSMLAVTVRAPLPVIGLIGPAGILEVTGHAALSTTPADQ
- a CDS encoding pilus assembly protein TadG-related protein, giving the protein MVMVIGYVLLSLLTLTVVMAASAVYLDRQKLLSVADGAALSAADTFGLAEPEPDATAPVPELDSGTVRSSVQNYLVLTGAGARFNGLSVDPATGAPDSRTARVVLTAVVHPPMVNFLVPEGIPIVVTADARSELTR
- a CDS encoding FG-GAP-like repeat-containing protein; protein product: MAIALLTSLALLLGFVTVAPPAQAAPLYGHDISWPQCSTAQGGFSLPMPPTSTQFVIIGLTRGLPFTENPCLASQVNWTKTNNKKAHGYAMAGYPTAAQLSTYGSRGPWTSNTRAGRLSNVGYSEAQYAVASMNRIGFRPPVVWIDVEPRPAQPWPTSTAAQQRDNRLIIEGLMRGLRDAGFSYGLYSYAAGWTGITGSWRLPGVPVWATAGRLDYPNEALDRCRQPSFSGGRVYISQWYDETRDYDLTCEPYAFTPLAIPASTLSLSTAEFNGDWNNDILARVTSTGDLRLYRGKGNGTVWSGIRIGVNWGSMNALETPGDFNGDGPSDVLAREAATGYLWLYRGNGTGGWLPRVRVGHGWNAINSIVGPGDFNGDQFVDVLARERTTGYLWLYPGNGSGGWLPRQRVGSDWNAFSAIVAPGDFNGDGRSDILARESATGYLWLYPGNGAGRWLPRVRVGTSWNSMTALMGPGDFNGDRTADLLARDSRGYLWLYPGNGSGGWLPRVQVGTGWNGLNAIF
- a CDS encoding FAD-dependent oxidoreductase, which translates into the protein MLKTVVIGAGQAGLSAAYHLRRQGLEPERDFVVLDANPGPGGAWRHRWPSLTFGTAHNIHDLPGLALGVPDPTEPASDVVSRYYGAYERKFELPVHRPEVVREVVSDSTDGPLRVVTGSASRDTELIINGTGTWDRPYWPYYPGRELFLGSQLHTHDFRSAEEFKGLHVVVVGAGTSAAQFLLQLTAAGATTTWVTRRPPAFTGREFNAEWGREVEASVNERTAAGLPPASVVSTTGLPLTRQYQDGIDAGILISAGGMRSITPEGVLLESGREIRADAILWATGFRAALDHLAPLKLREPGGGIRMDGVHVIKDPRVLLVGYGASASTLGATRAGRAAAVAAVKRLDKVTAST
- a CDS encoding glutamate--cysteine ligase yields the protein MSTGDVTPSGTRAGRTFGVEEELLLLDEHTGRPAALSPLVLSEVAPDDDDTSELSLELQQQQLEVISQPYADLRDLAAAIHGGRRQADRAARQYGARVAALATSVHPGTLRLAPEGRYERMRDLYGLALAEHLTCGFHVHVSIESPEEGVAVLDRIRVWLPILLALSANSPYWNGVDSGYASYRYPLNLRWPTSGTYEPFGSVRAYQKLIQTRLDGGVILDEGMFYTDARLARKHPTVEVRICDVCLYAGDAVLIAALTRALVEDGARAWRAGEPAPVATAADLRAASWTASRYGLGGPLVNPVDGGLCDAADAINLLITRVQPILREYDDEATVNGLLRRIVQHGSGADHQRHLMREGPAAVAADAMERTHLGPLS
- the prfB gene encoding peptide chain release factor 2 — encoded protein: MANIDFPAEIRALRTKYANIEQVADVEAIRTDIAELSEQAGEPNLWDDPAAAQKITSRLSHRQSALERLETLHSRIEDLEVLVELAQDEDDEASREESVKELTSLSASLDRLEVVTLLAGEYDEREAVVSIRSGAGGVDAADFAEMLLRMYLRWAERHGYPTQVLDTSYAEEAGLKSATFEVKAPYAFGTLSVEAGTHRLVRISPFDNQGRRQTSFAAVEVIPLIEQTDSVEIPDNEIKVDVFRSSGPGGQSVNTTDSAVRLTHIPTGIVVSMQNEKSQLQNRAAALRVLQSRLLLQMQEAENAEKKAMAGDVKASWGDQMRSYVLNPYQMVKDLRTEHEVGNTSAVFDGEIDDFIDAGIRWRANNRSAPAE
- the ftsE gene encoding cell division ATP-binding protein FtsE; this encodes MIRFDTVTKVYDNKSRPALDAVSLEVDRGEFVFLVGASGSGKSTFIRLVLKEDRVSRGSVYVAGQNVANIPSWRVPKLRRGIGVVFQDFRLLPNKTVFANVAFAMQVIGKSRAVIRETVPDVLQTVGLEGKNNRMPHELSGGEQQRVAIARAIVNRPGILLADEPTGNLDPTTSMGIMKVLDKINSNGTTVVMATHDDDIVNTMRKRVVELHNGSVVRDDAQGIYIGETGVPAQ
- the ftsX gene encoding permease-like cell division protein FtsX translates to MRFAFVLGELGSGLRRNLAMVVSIILVTFISLTFVGAAGLLQLQINQMKGYWYDRVQVAVFLCVDNSTSPSCAAGPVTDDQRDDIEAILESDSFSAYVSTVEYESQEEALGHFQDQFANSPIVDSVTEDQLPESFRVNLVDPEKYEVINEAFSSTPGVDVVSDQRELLERLFTYMNVASAIALTIAGVMLLCAVLLVATTIRLSAFSRRRETGIMRLVGASKAVIQLPFVLEGVIAAVIGGLLATGTLWALAHFALNGVLAEMYPETAFISSSEVLLLAPLLILLGGVLAGVSSLLTLRRYLRV